A region from the Bos indicus x Bos taurus breed Angus x Brahman F1 hybrid chromosome 9, Bos_hybrid_MaternalHap_v2.0, whole genome shotgun sequence genome encodes:
- the PHF3 gene encoding PHD finger protein 3 isoform X1 encodes MDIVDTFNHLIPTEHLDDALFLGSNLENEVCEDFSTSQNVLEDSLKNMLSDKDPMLGSASNQFCLPVLDSNDPNFQMPCSTVVGLDDIMDEGVVKESGNDTIDDEELILPNRNLRDKVEENSVRSPRKSPRLMAQEQVRNLRQSTIAKRSNAAPLNSTKKASGKTVSAPKVGMKQPERCQIKEEAGTSPKSEHQKESRKSNRHSGQVEAAVSSCLEMKDEAGLDSEQKCNNQGEANVPSHELNSPLLSETCINIEKKKSETLECKTKSVSPLFKFSDKEEDERNDSISGKMDETIVEEMKAEEVEQESKVTVKLPHKDDNVIKEPASCDAFSGSSACTNPNKTEKNFVSLSGSVDKVNECSLELQDSMEVAVKAKNSPLFQRNEIEMAYCKGTESNDKQLEGTRFNKSNLEVVNTGAFEPESNTLENAICDAPDQNSEQLNIVEDIKMEFHETATLQDDRDSQSSSVSSLESKNIKSKHKKPVIHPKQTLTTDTQKKVATAKHELMHNKTKANVKSVKRNADESESKQNFHRPVKVRKKQVDKDSKIQSCISGVKSVKNQTHSIFKKTSQDQNLVQISKPLTHSMSDKPHGHPSCSKEPHHFVQTGHSLQASQKQCHKPQQPTLAVRTNSHAKEELEHAGGGEHLKEEEKLKLKKPEKNLQPRQRRSSKSFSLDEPPLFIPDNIATVKREGLDHSSSFECKYIWTPSKQCGFCKKPHGNRFMVGCGRCDDWFHGDCVGLSLSQAQQMGEEDKEYVCVKCCAEEDKKTEIADPDILRNQAKVEIHSEDKAMEYEKLGLPKHTTTNDKTKYVDDTVKHKVKILKRESGEGKNSSDCRDSEIKKWQLAPFRKMGQPVLPRRSSEEKSEKMTKESTTVICTGEKASKPGAHEKQEIKKKKTEKGLPGVHPPAVPASKPSADQIRQSVRHSLKDILMKRLTDSNLKVPEEKAAKVATKIEKELFSFFRDTDAKYKNKYRSLMFNLKDPKNNILFKKVLKGEVTPDHLIRMSPEELASKELAAWRRRENRHTIEMIEKEQREVERRPITKITHKGEIEIESDAPMKEQEAAMEIQEPTANKSMEKTEGSEKQKGEVDSMSKDTTSQHRQHLFDLNCKICIGRMAPPADDLSPKKVKVVVGVSRKHSDNEAESIADALSSTSNILASEFFEEEKQESPKSTFSPAPRPEMPGTVEVECTFLARLNFIWKGFINMPSVAKFVTKAYPVSGSPEYLTEDLPDSIQVGGRISPQTVWDYVEKIKASGTKEICVVRFTPVTEEDQISYTLLFAYFSSRKRYGVAANNMKQVKDMYLIPLGAMDKIPHPLVPFDGPGLELHRPNLLLGLIIRQRLKRQHSAGAGAGRTAETSDSAPVTVPPDKKSKTEVSTEGAAEEESDFFNSFTTVLHKQRNKPQQTLQEDLPTVIEPLLEVTKQEPPKPLRFLPGVLIGWENQPSTLELANKPLPVDDILQSLLGTTGQTYEQAQLGTEQNTPKEIPFINEQANPKAGTIDTGEATGGEAKEVKVKGDSPSELTDNAIGEETSALGVSSVSAGPLTSLSLRGKPPDVSTEAFLTNLSIQSKQEDTVESKERVLKQLLQDQENNLQDNRTSNTSPPCRSNVGRGNVDGNVSCSENAVTNTTRAPQFINLKRDPRQAAGRSQQVTTPENREGEGCRHGEKPPLPGPSHLTEQSSVEEKMPSVEKSPCVQHNDDSGAVQDSPSVENIQSSQVEQAKPLQEILMQNIETVHPFRRGSAATASHFEVGNTCQSEFPSKSISFTSRSTSPRTSANFSPIRPQQPSLQHLKSSPPGFPFPGPPNFPPQSMFGFPPHLPPPLLPPPGFGFAPNPLVPWPPVVHLTGQPQRMMGPLSQASRYLGPQNFYQVKDIRRPERRHSDPWGRQDQQQPDRPFNRGKGDRQRFYSDSHHLRRERHEKEWEQEPERHRRRDRAQDKDRDRKGRDEGHKDKERARLPHGERGADGRANRESRSADRKPDKPKGEDQEKDKEREKSKHREGEKDRDRYHKDRDHAERAKSKR; translated from the exons ttgTTGGTCTTGACGATATTATGGATGAAGGAGTTGTTAAAGAAAGTGGCAATGATACCATTGATGACGAAGAACTGATTTTACCTAACAGGAATTTGAGGGACAAAGTAGAAGAAAATTCAGTGAGATCACCAAGAAAATCACCTCGTTTAATGGCACAAG AACAAGTAAGAAATTTGCGACAAAGCACTATTGCCAAGCGTTCAAATGCAGCACCTTTAAATAGCACAAAAAAGGCATCTGGGAAGACTGTGTCTGCCCCTAAAGTAGGCATGAAACAACCAGAAAGGTGTCAGATTAAAGAAGAAGCTGGTACATCACCGAAATCAGAACACCAAAAAGAGAGCAGAAAGAGCAACCGACACAGTGGACAGGTTGAAGCAGCAGTTTCATCTTGTCTTGAAATGAAGGATGAAGCTGGATTAGATTCTGAGCAGAAGTGTAATAATCAGGGAGAAGCAAATGTGCCATCTCATGAGTTAAATTCTCCACTCCTTTCAGAGACTTGtattaatattgaaaaaaagaaaagtgaaactcTGGAATGTAAAACCAAGTCTGTTAGCCCATTATTTAAGTTTTCAGATAAAGAAGAAGATGAACGAAACGATTCCATTTCAGGTAAAATGGATGAGACTATTGTTGAAGAAATGAAGGCGGAAGAAGTTGAACAAGAATCAAAGGTGACAGTTAAATTACCCCACAAAGATGACAATGTCATTAAGGAACCTGCATCTTGTGATGCTTTCTCTGGCAGTTCTGCTTGTACAAACCCAAACAAGACAGAAAAGAACTTTGTCAGTTTGTCTGGTTCTGTGGATAAAGTAAATGAATGTAGTTTGGAATTGCAGGATAGCATGGAAGTTGCTGTTAAAGCTAAGAACTCCCCTctatttcaaagaaatgaaatagaaatggcTTATTGTAAAGGTACAGAGTCTAATGATAAGCAATTGGAGGGCACCAGATTTAATAAATCAAACTTGGAGGTGGTTAAtactggtgcttttgaaccaGAAAGTAATACTTTAGAAAATGCTATTTGTGATGCACCTGACCAAAATTCAGAACAGTTGAATATTGTTGAAGATATTAAAATGGAGTTTCATGAAACAGCAACCCTTCAGGATGATAGAGATAGTCAGTCAAGTAGTGTTTCTTCTTTAGAATCAAAAAACATAAAATCGAAACATAAAAAACCTGTAATTCATCCTAAGCAAACCTTGACCACAGATACTCAGAAAAAAGTTGCTACAGCAAAGCATGAATTAATGCATAACAAAACTAAAGCTAATGTCAAAAGTGTGAAGCGGAATGCTGATGAATCAGAATCTAAGCAGAATTTTCATAGGCCAGTCAAAGTGAGAAAAAAACAAGTTGATAAGGATTCAAAGATTCAGAGTTGCATTTCTGGGGTTAAATCTGTGAAAAATCAAACTCATTCTATATTCAAAAAAACATCACAGGATCAAAATTTAGTACAGATTTCCAAACCcttaactcattctatgagtgATAAACCTCATGGTCACCCTAGTTGCTCTAAAGAACCTCACCATTTTGTACAAACTGGACACTCATTGCAGGCCAGTCAGAAACAGTGCCATAAGCCCCAGCAGCCGACCCTAGCCGTGAGAACCAATAGTCATGCGAAGGAAGAGCTGGAGCATGCAGGTGGTGGAGAAcatttaaaggaagaagaaaaattgaaattaaaaaaacctgAGAAGAATCTACAACCCCGCCAAAGAAGAAGCAGCAAAAGTTTTTCTTTGGATGAGCCACCGTTGTTCATTCCAGACAACATAGCTACTGTAAAAAGGGAAGGCTTAGATCATAGCTCTTCATTCGAATGCAAATATATCTGGACTCCCAGCAAGCAGTGTGGGTTTTGCAAAAAACCACATGgcaacag gtTTATGGTTGGCTGTGGGAGATGTGATGACTGGTTTCATGGTGATTGTGTTGGGTTAAGTCTTTCTCAAGCACAGCAAATGGGAGAGGAAGacaaagaatatgtgtgtgtaaaatgttgtgctgaagaagataaaaagactgaaatagcTGATCCAGATATTTTGAGAAACCAGGCTAAAGTTGAAATCCATAGTGAAGATAAAGCAATGGAATATGAAAAGCTTGGGTTACCAAAGCACACTACAACAAATGATAAAACCAAGTATGTAGATGATACAGTGAAGCACAAGGTCAAAATTTTAAAACGG GAATCTGGTGAAGGCAAAAACTCATCAGACTGTAGGgatagtgaaattaaaaaatggcaGCTAGCACCTTTTCGAAAGATGGGACAACCAGTGTTACCTCGGAGATCCtcagaagaaaaaagtgaaaaaatgacaAAAGAGTCTACAACCGTTATTTGCACAGGAGAAAAAGCTTCAAAACCAG GTGCTCATGAGAAGCAGgagataaagaagaagaaaactgaaaagggaCTGCCTGGTGTGCATCCTCCAGCCGTTCCTGCTTCCAAGCCTTCTGCAGACCAGATCCGACAGAGTGTCCGGCATTCTCTAAAAGACATTCTTATGAAAAG ACTTACAGACTCAAACTTGAAGGTACCAGAGGAAAAGGCAGCAAAAGTTGccacaaaaattgaaaaagagcttttctctttttttcggGACACAGATGCTAAATATAAGAACAAATACAGAAGTTTGATGTTCAATTTGAAAGATCCTAAAAACAac atattatttaaaaaagtgCTGAAAGGAGAAGTAACCCCTGATCACCTTATAAGAATGAGTCCAGAAGAGCTAGCTTCTAAAGAGTTAGCTGCTTGGAGACGAAGAGAAAACAGACAT ACCATAGAGATGATTgagaaagagcagagagaagTGGAAAGACGACCTATCACAAAAATAACACATAAAGGTGAGATAGAAATTGAGAGTGATGCTCCAATGAAAGAACAGGAGGCAGCCATGGAGATTCAG GAACCTACAGCTAATAAGTCAATGGAGAAGACAGAAggatctgaaaaacaaaaaggagaggTTGACTCGATGTCTAAAGATACCACTAGTCAACACAGACAGCATCTTTTTGATCTTAACTGCAAAATTTGCATAG GTCGAATGGCACCACCTGCAGATGATCTTTCtccaaaaaaagtgaaagttgttgtTGGCGTGTCTCGTAAACATTCAGACAATGAAGCAGAAAGTATAGCAGATGCTTTGTCTTCAACCTCAAATATTTTGGCCTCTGAATTCTTCGAAGAGGAGAAACAAGAATCTCCAAAGTCAACATTCTCTCCTGCTCCACG cccagAGATGCCTGGAACTGTTGAAGTTGAGTGTACCTTCCTGGCTCGATTGAACTTCATCTGGAAAGGTTTTATCAACATGCCATCTGTAGCAAAATTTGTTACCAAAGCCTACCCAGTATCTGGTTCCCCTGAATACTTGACAGAG GACCTACCAGATAGTATTCAAGTAGGTGGTAGGATATCACCTCAGACAGTTTGGGATTATGTGGAAAAAATTAAAGCCTCAGGAACCAAG GAAATTTGTGTGGTTCGCTTCACACCTGTGACTGAAGAAGATCAAATTTCTTATACTTTGCTGTTTGCATACTTCAGTAGCAGGAAGCGCTATGGAGTGGCTGCTAACAAcatgaagcaggtcaaagacaTGTACCTTATCCCTCTGGGCGCTATGGATAAAATCCCACACCCTCTCGTGCCCTTTGACGGACCTG GCCTTGAATTGCATAGACCTAATCTGTTGCTGGGCTTGATTATTCGTCAGAGGCTGAAGCGGCAGCACAGTGCTGGTGCTGGTGCTGGTCGCACAGCTGAGACGTCTGACAGCGCACCGGTGACAGTGCCACCTGACAAGAAAAGCAAGACAGAAGTATCCAcagagggggcagcagaggaagaaagcgacttttttaattcttttacaacCGTATTACACAAACAGAGAAATAAGCCTCAGCAAACTCTTCAGGAAGACCTTCCAACAGTCATTGAACCTTTATTGGAAGTCACCAAACAAGAACCACCAAAACCTTTAAGATTCCTTCCTGGGGTCTTGATTGGCTGGGAAAATCAACCTTCTACTCTGGAATTAGCAAATAAACCTCTTCCTGTGGATGATATCCTTCAGAGCCTTTTGGGCACCACTGGTCAAACGTACGAACAAGCTCAGTTAGGGACAGAACAAAACACTCCTAAAGAAATTCCATTTATAAATGAGCAAGCTAATCCAAAAGCAGGGACGATAGATACAGGAGAAGCAACTGGTGGTGAAGCCAAGGAAGTGAAAGTTAAAGGAGATAGCCCTTCAGAATTGACAGATAATGCAATAGGAGAAGAGACGTCTGCACTGGGGgtctcttcagtttctgctgGGCCTTTGACAAGTCTTAGTCTCAGAGGTAAACCACCAGATGTTTCTACAGAAGCATTCCTAACAAATTTATCAATTCAGTCAAAACAAGAGGACACTGTGGAGAGTAAAGAGAGAGTGTTAAAACAGCTGCTACAAGATCAAGAGAATAATTTACAAGATAACAGGACTTCAAATACTAGTCCTCCCTGTAGGTCTAATGTAGGGAGAGGAAATGTAGATGGTAACGTGAGTTGCAGTGAAAATGCTGTTACTAACACGACAAGGGCCCCGCAGTTTATCAACCTTAAAAGGGATCCTCGGCAAGCAGCTGGAAGAAGTCAGCAGGTGACTACTCCTgaaaacagagaaggagaaggctGCCGTCATGGAGAGAAGCCGCCGCTGCCTGGCCCATCGCACTTAACTGAGCAGAGCAGCGTGGAGGAGAAGATGCCTTCTGTAGAAAAAAGCCCCTGTGTTCAGCACAATGACGATTCAGGAGCTGTACAAGACTCACCATCAGTAGAAAACATACAGTCTTCTCAAGTGGAACAAGCAAAACCCTTACAGGAGATTTTAATGCAAAATATTGAAACTGTGCACCCATTTCGAAGAGGATCAGCAGCAACAGCATCTCATTTTGAGGTTGGAAACACATGTCAATCCGAATTTCCTTCTAAAAGCATCAGTTTCACTTCGAGAAGCACCAGCCCCAGAACAAGTGCAAATTTTTCACCCATAAGGCCGCAGCAGCCCAGCCTTCAGCATCTCAAGTCTAGCCCACCTGGGTTTCCATTTCCGGGACCTCCTAATTTCCCCCCACAAAGCATGTTTGGATTTCCTCCACATTTGCCACCCCCGTTACTTCCCCCTCCAGGCTTTGGCTTTGCCCCAAATCCCTTGGTTCCCTGGCCACCTGTTGTCCATCTGACTGGCCAGCCGCAGCGTATGATGGGTCCCCTCTCACAAGCATCAAGGTATCTGGGCCCACAGAATTTTTACCAAGTTAAAGACATTCGGAGGCCGGAACGGCGCCATAGTGACCCGTGGGGTAGGCAAGACCAGCAGCAACCGGACAGACCATTTAACAGGGGCAAGGGGGATCGTCAGAGGTTTTACAGTGACTCACACCACCTGAGACGAGAGCGCCACGAGAAGGAGTGGGAGCAGGAACCCGAAAGGCACAGGCGCAGAGACAGAGCCCAGGACAAGGACAGAGACAGGAAGGGCAGGGACGAAGGTCATAAGGATAAAGAGCGGGCACGGCTGCCTCATGGGGAGCGCGGGGCAGACGGCAGGGCGAACAGGGAGAGCAGAAGTGCAGACAGGAAGCCCGACAAGCCGAAGGGCGAGGACCAGGAGAAGGACAAGGAGCGGGAGAAGAGTAAGcatagagagggagagaaggacagAGACAGGTACCACAAAGACAGGGACCACGCTGAGAGAGCTAAGAGCAAGAGGTAA
- the PHF3 gene encoding PHD finger protein 3 isoform X3: MDIVDTFNHLIPTEHLDDALFLGSNLENEVCEDFSTSQNVLEDSLKNMLSDKDPMLGSASNQFCLPVLDSNDPNFQMPCSTVVGLDDIMDEGVVKESGNDTIDDEELILPNRNLRDKVEENSVRSPRKSPRLMAQEQVRNLRQSTIAKRSNAAPLNSTKKASGKTVSAPKVGMKQPERCQIKEEAGTSPKSEHQKESRKSNRHSGQVEAAVSSCLEMKDEAGLDSEQKCNNQGEANVPSHELNSPLLSETCINIEKKKSETLECKTKSVSPLFKFSDKEEDERNDSISGKMDETIVEEMKAEEVEQESKVTVKLPHKDDNVIKEPASCDAFSGSSACTNPNKTEKNFVSLSGSVDKVNECSLELQDSMEVAVKAKNSPLFQRNEIEMAYCKGTESNDKQLEGTRFNKSNLEVVNTGAFEPESNTLENAICDAPDQNSEQLNIVEDIKMEFHETATLQDDRDSQSSSVSSLESKNIKSKHKKPVIHPKQTLTTDTQKKVATAKHELMHNKTKANVKSVKRNADESESKQNFHRPVKVRKKQVDKDSKIQSCISGVKSVKNQTHSIFKKTSQDQNLVQISKPLTHSMSDKPHGHPSCSKEPHHFVQTGHSLQASQKQCHKPQQPTLAVRTNSHAKEELEHAGGGEHLKEEEKLKLKKPEKNLQPRQRRSSKSFSLDEPPLFIPDNIATVKREGLDHSSSFECKYIWTPSKQCGFCKKPHGNRFMVGCGRCDDWFHGDCVGLSLSQAQQMGEEDKEYVCVKCCAEEDKKTEIADPDILRNQAKVEIHSEDKAMEYEKLGLPKHTTTNDKTKYVDDTVKHKVKILKRESGEGKNSSDCRDSEIKKWQLAPFRKMGQPVLPRRSSEEKSEKMTKESTTVICTGEKASKPGAHEKQEIKKKKTEKGLPGVHPPAVPASKPSADQIRQSVRHSLKDILMKRLTDSNLKVPEEKAAKVATKIEKELFSFFRDTDAKYKNKYRSLMFNLKDPKNNILFKKVLKGEVTPDHLIRMSPEELASKELAAWRRRENRHTIEMIEKEQREVERRPITKITHKGEIEIESDAPMKEQEAAMEIQEPTANKSMEKTEGSEKQKGEVDSMSKDTTSQHRQHLFDLNCKICIGRMAPPADDLSPKKVKVVVGVSRKHSDNEAESIADALSSTSNILASEFFEEEKQESPKSTFSPAPRPEMPGTVEVECTFLARLNFIWKGFINMPSVAKFVTKAYPVSGSPEYLTEDLPDSIQVGGRISPQTVWDYVEKIKASGTKEICVVRFTPVTEEDQISYTLLFAYFSSRKRYGVAANNMKQVKDMYLIPLGAMDKIPHPLVPFDGPGLLNAGTRSLNPRD, from the exons ttgTTGGTCTTGACGATATTATGGATGAAGGAGTTGTTAAAGAAAGTGGCAATGATACCATTGATGACGAAGAACTGATTTTACCTAACAGGAATTTGAGGGACAAAGTAGAAGAAAATTCAGTGAGATCACCAAGAAAATCACCTCGTTTAATGGCACAAG AACAAGTAAGAAATTTGCGACAAAGCACTATTGCCAAGCGTTCAAATGCAGCACCTTTAAATAGCACAAAAAAGGCATCTGGGAAGACTGTGTCTGCCCCTAAAGTAGGCATGAAACAACCAGAAAGGTGTCAGATTAAAGAAGAAGCTGGTACATCACCGAAATCAGAACACCAAAAAGAGAGCAGAAAGAGCAACCGACACAGTGGACAGGTTGAAGCAGCAGTTTCATCTTGTCTTGAAATGAAGGATGAAGCTGGATTAGATTCTGAGCAGAAGTGTAATAATCAGGGAGAAGCAAATGTGCCATCTCATGAGTTAAATTCTCCACTCCTTTCAGAGACTTGtattaatattgaaaaaaagaaaagtgaaactcTGGAATGTAAAACCAAGTCTGTTAGCCCATTATTTAAGTTTTCAGATAAAGAAGAAGATGAACGAAACGATTCCATTTCAGGTAAAATGGATGAGACTATTGTTGAAGAAATGAAGGCGGAAGAAGTTGAACAAGAATCAAAGGTGACAGTTAAATTACCCCACAAAGATGACAATGTCATTAAGGAACCTGCATCTTGTGATGCTTTCTCTGGCAGTTCTGCTTGTACAAACCCAAACAAGACAGAAAAGAACTTTGTCAGTTTGTCTGGTTCTGTGGATAAAGTAAATGAATGTAGTTTGGAATTGCAGGATAGCATGGAAGTTGCTGTTAAAGCTAAGAACTCCCCTctatttcaaagaaatgaaatagaaatggcTTATTGTAAAGGTACAGAGTCTAATGATAAGCAATTGGAGGGCACCAGATTTAATAAATCAAACTTGGAGGTGGTTAAtactggtgcttttgaaccaGAAAGTAATACTTTAGAAAATGCTATTTGTGATGCACCTGACCAAAATTCAGAACAGTTGAATATTGTTGAAGATATTAAAATGGAGTTTCATGAAACAGCAACCCTTCAGGATGATAGAGATAGTCAGTCAAGTAGTGTTTCTTCTTTAGAATCAAAAAACATAAAATCGAAACATAAAAAACCTGTAATTCATCCTAAGCAAACCTTGACCACAGATACTCAGAAAAAAGTTGCTACAGCAAAGCATGAATTAATGCATAACAAAACTAAAGCTAATGTCAAAAGTGTGAAGCGGAATGCTGATGAATCAGAATCTAAGCAGAATTTTCATAGGCCAGTCAAAGTGAGAAAAAAACAAGTTGATAAGGATTCAAAGATTCAGAGTTGCATTTCTGGGGTTAAATCTGTGAAAAATCAAACTCATTCTATATTCAAAAAAACATCACAGGATCAAAATTTAGTACAGATTTCCAAACCcttaactcattctatgagtgATAAACCTCATGGTCACCCTAGTTGCTCTAAAGAACCTCACCATTTTGTACAAACTGGACACTCATTGCAGGCCAGTCAGAAACAGTGCCATAAGCCCCAGCAGCCGACCCTAGCCGTGAGAACCAATAGTCATGCGAAGGAAGAGCTGGAGCATGCAGGTGGTGGAGAAcatttaaaggaagaagaaaaattgaaattaaaaaaacctgAGAAGAATCTACAACCCCGCCAAAGAAGAAGCAGCAAAAGTTTTTCTTTGGATGAGCCACCGTTGTTCATTCCAGACAACATAGCTACTGTAAAAAGGGAAGGCTTAGATCATAGCTCTTCATTCGAATGCAAATATATCTGGACTCCCAGCAAGCAGTGTGGGTTTTGCAAAAAACCACATGgcaacag gtTTATGGTTGGCTGTGGGAGATGTGATGACTGGTTTCATGGTGATTGTGTTGGGTTAAGTCTTTCTCAAGCACAGCAAATGGGAGAGGAAGacaaagaatatgtgtgtgtaaaatgttgtgctgaagaagataaaaagactgaaatagcTGATCCAGATATTTTGAGAAACCAGGCTAAAGTTGAAATCCATAGTGAAGATAAAGCAATGGAATATGAAAAGCTTGGGTTACCAAAGCACACTACAACAAATGATAAAACCAAGTATGTAGATGATACAGTGAAGCACAAGGTCAAAATTTTAAAACGG GAATCTGGTGAAGGCAAAAACTCATCAGACTGTAGGgatagtgaaattaaaaaatggcaGCTAGCACCTTTTCGAAAGATGGGACAACCAGTGTTACCTCGGAGATCCtcagaagaaaaaagtgaaaaaatgacaAAAGAGTCTACAACCGTTATTTGCACAGGAGAAAAAGCTTCAAAACCAG GTGCTCATGAGAAGCAGgagataaagaagaagaaaactgaaaagggaCTGCCTGGTGTGCATCCTCCAGCCGTTCCTGCTTCCAAGCCTTCTGCAGACCAGATCCGACAGAGTGTCCGGCATTCTCTAAAAGACATTCTTATGAAAAG ACTTACAGACTCAAACTTGAAGGTACCAGAGGAAAAGGCAGCAAAAGTTGccacaaaaattgaaaaagagcttttctctttttttcggGACACAGATGCTAAATATAAGAACAAATACAGAAGTTTGATGTTCAATTTGAAAGATCCTAAAAACAac atattatttaaaaaagtgCTGAAAGGAGAAGTAACCCCTGATCACCTTATAAGAATGAGTCCAGAAGAGCTAGCTTCTAAAGAGTTAGCTGCTTGGAGACGAAGAGAAAACAGACAT ACCATAGAGATGATTgagaaagagcagagagaagTGGAAAGACGACCTATCACAAAAATAACACATAAAGGTGAGATAGAAATTGAGAGTGATGCTCCAATGAAAGAACAGGAGGCAGCCATGGAGATTCAG GAACCTACAGCTAATAAGTCAATGGAGAAGACAGAAggatctgaaaaacaaaaaggagaggTTGACTCGATGTCTAAAGATACCACTAGTCAACACAGACAGCATCTTTTTGATCTTAACTGCAAAATTTGCATAG GTCGAATGGCACCACCTGCAGATGATCTTTCtccaaaaaaagtgaaagttgttgtTGGCGTGTCTCGTAAACATTCAGACAATGAAGCAGAAAGTATAGCAGATGCTTTGTCTTCAACCTCAAATATTTTGGCCTCTGAATTCTTCGAAGAGGAGAAACAAGAATCTCCAAAGTCAACATTCTCTCCTGCTCCACG cccagAGATGCCTGGAACTGTTGAAGTTGAGTGTACCTTCCTGGCTCGATTGAACTTCATCTGGAAAGGTTTTATCAACATGCCATCTGTAGCAAAATTTGTTACCAAAGCCTACCCAGTATCTGGTTCCCCTGAATACTTGACAGAG GACCTACCAGATAGTATTCAAGTAGGTGGTAGGATATCACCTCAGACAGTTTGGGATTATGTGGAAAAAATTAAAGCCTCAGGAACCAAG GAAATTTGTGTGGTTCGCTTCACACCTGTGACTGAAGAAGATCAAATTTCTTATACTTTGCTGTTTGCATACTTCAGTAGCAGGAAGCGCTATGGAGTGGCTGCTAACAAcatgaagcaggtcaaagacaTGTACCTTATCCCTCTGGGCGCTATGGATAAAATCCCACACCCTCTCGTGCCCTTTGACGGACCTG GGCTACTGAATGCTGGAACCAGGTCTCTTAACCCCAGGGACTGA